DNA from Ancylothrix sp. D3o:
CGCAATAACCCCGCCGTTATTGAAGCCTATCTAGGTGATGAATAAGAGGTAAACCCCACCCCAATGTAGGAGCAGCGCCCAGAGTGGCGCAGGCGTCCCGCCTGCGATTTCTGTGCCAATCACAGGCGAGACGCCTGTGCCACAGGGAATGCCAGCCCCACCGGCAATTACCGGCCCAGCCAAATGACAAATGACAAATGACAAATGACAAATGATTAAAACACCAGATAATTTTATTTTGTTAGAAATTAAAGATTTGTATGTCAATTATGCCGGCATACAAGCCCTACAAAATGTGAATATTACCATCAATCGCGGCGAAGTTGTTAGCCTGATTGGAGCCAATGGTGCCGGTAAAACAACCACCCTGCGAGCAATTTCAAAAATCGTCACACCCCGACGCGGCCAAATCTTTTATAAAGGACGCGACATCACCCGCCGACTCCCCCATGAAATCGTTTGTTTAGGCATCGCCCAAAGCCCCGAAGGACGCCGAGTATTAGCCAGACAAACGGTCTTAGATAACTTAGAATTAGGCGCTTATATTCGCTCAAATTCTGCCGAAATCAAACAAGATTTAGACAAACAATTTCAACTTTTCCCCCGCTTAGCCGAACGCCGCCATCAATTAGCAGGAACTC
Protein-coding regions in this window:
- a CDS encoding ABC transporter ATP-binding protein, whose amino-acid sequence is MIKTPDNFILLEIKDLYVNYAGIQALQNVNITINRGEVVSLIGANGAGKTTTLRAISKIVTPRRGQIFYKGRDITRRLPHEIVCLGIAQSPEGRRVLARQTVLDNLELGAYIRSNSAEIKQDLDKQFQLFPRLAERRHQLAGTLSGGEQQMLAIARALMSRPELLLLDEPSLGLAPAIVREIFSIIRNLRSLGVTILLVEQNANLALQTADRGYVLEAGSITLSGAASDLLKDERVKQAYLG